The region ATTAGGTGGCTTTAATAATATTGATCTATTGTTAGAGCAAACAATTAAATTTAAACCAAGTTATATTGTTACTAAAGATTTACCATCAAAAAAACTATTGATTGATAAGCTCAAAGATACAAAATTAGGAACTAAAGTTTTATTTGGTGAAGCAGGGTACAACTTTATAGCATCTCATGAAGATGTAACAACAGTAATGGCTGCTATTACTGGAAGCGCTGGTTTAATTTCTACAATTGAAGCTGCAAAGAGTGGCAAACAAATTTTATTAGCAAATAAAGAATCTATGGTTATGGCAGGAAAGCTAATAAATAAGATTTGTTTAGAAAATAACGCATCATTAATTCCTGTAGATAGCGAACATAACGCTATTTTTCAAGTACTACAATCTAAAAACGACTCTCAAGAGATAAAAAAAATTATTTTAACTGCATCAGGAGGCCCATTTAGAAGTCATAATCTTAAGAGCCTAAAAAAGGTAACAGTTGAGGAAGCCTTAAATCATCCTAATTGGAAAATGGGGAAGAAGATTTCAATTGATTCAGCAACAATGATGAATAAGGGACTTGAGGTTATTGAAGCTTCACATCTTTTTAGACTTAATATGGATAAAATAGAAGTTGTTATGCACCCACAAAGTATTATTCATTCATTTGTTGAGTTTATTGACGGAAGCTCACTTAGTCAACTTGGTAGTCCTGATATGAGGGTTCCTATAGCCTATGCGCTTAGCTATCCAGACAGAATTTTCTCTGGTGTGGATGGTGTTTTGCTTGATAAATTACCAAATCTTGAGTTTTTTAAGCCTAATTTAGACATATTTCCATGCCTAGATCTTGCTTATCAATGTTTGGCTGAAGGTGACGTGCATTGTATTTACTTAAATGCGGCTAATGAGGTTGCTGTTGAGGCCTTTTTATCAGAAAAAATAAATTTCACACAAATTTCAGTATTAATTGAAAAAACACTTTTCAAAGCTGAATCTATAGCTATAAATTCAGTTAAACATATTCTTGAGATCGATAATTTAGCGAGAATGGAATCAAATAAAATTTTAAATAATTTCTTTTAAATCAATATTTTATTTAAATTATATGAAGTATTTTATTAAATAAATATTAACAAAAAAGTACTCCATGCCGCCTTAAATTAATGTTTTTTATACGTTTTATGTAAATTATGTTTGATTGATTATCTAAGGCTAATAATTTTTAAAGATACTTTATTTTATACTTAAGTATTTATAATTTCATTAATTCTCAATGACTTAAGGGAAATATTAGTTTTGATATCGTAAATTGCAGTATATAATGTCTTTTTTAAAATAAATTTTTTTTTAATGAAAAAGATAATTTTAATATTCCTATCCGTTGTGTCAATTATTTTGCCAGTTTATGCAGAAGAGAATACTATTTCTGATATCAAGGTTCAAGGGCTAAAGAGAGTAGATGCTGGATTAGTTTTTGATAATATCCCTTTTGAGGTAAATACCCCAATTAAGGAAGCTAATTTTAGCGAAGCTATTCAGCTTCTATATAAAACTGGGCAATTTAAAAATATAAGCATAGATTTAGAAGGAACTGTTGTAATTATTAATGTTAATGAAAAACCTATCATCTCGACAATTACTTTTCA is a window of Methylophilales bacterium DNA encoding:
- the dxr gene encoding 1-deoxy-D-xylulose-5-phosphate reductoisomerase — its product is MKIISILGSTGSIGKSTLSVINLHPERFKVFALGGFNNIDLLLEQTIKFKPSYIVTKDLPSKKLLIDKLKDTKLGTKVLFGEAGYNFIASHEDVTTVMAAITGSAGLISTIEAAKSGKQILLANKESMVMAGKLINKICLENNASLIPVDSEHNAIFQVLQSKNDSQEIKKIILTASGGPFRSHNLKSLKKVTVEEALNHPNWKMGKKISIDSATMMNKGLEVIEASHLFRLNMDKIEVVMHPQSIIHSFVEFIDGSSLSQLGSPDMRVPIAYALSYPDRIFSGVDGVLLDKLPNLEFFKPNLDIFPCLDLAYQCLAEGDVHCIYLNAANEVAVEAFLSEKINFTQISVLIEKTLFKAESIAINSVKHILEIDNLARMESNKILNNFF